The window GTCGGTCGGGCGTTCCGGCGGCCGCGGTACGGCGGACCGGCCGGGACGGCGTTTCGGGCGACGGCGAGCCTTCGGGCGACGACGCGTCTTCGGACGACCGCGCGGTCTTCGGGCGCCGCCGAGTCAGAGCCGGTCGATCTGGCCCCGGCTGTACCGTCGCGTGCGCTCGTAGGCGACCAGTTCACCCTCTGCGTCCAGGGTGACCCGGTAGGTGGCCATCACACTGGTGGTGGGAGGAATCCGCTCCAGCTCCAGCACTTCGACGTCCGCCTGCCAGCCGTCCTCGACGGGCTTCACCGCGGAGACCGACTCCGGGGCCCGGCCCAGCAGTTCTTCGAGCTGCCGGGCCGCACACCGGATGGCCTGCGGCGCGGACACCTTGCGTG of the Kitasatospora sp. NBC_01246 genome contains:
- a CDS encoding gas vesicle protein GvpO; this translates as MAADPEGPARRTRRPSDEDSPPARTPTARRAAAAPRRRPRKVSAPQAIRCAARQLEELLGRAPESVSAVKPVEDGWQADVEVLELERIPPTTSVMATYRVTLDAEGELVAYERTRRYSRGQIDRL